From the genome of Deltaproteobacteria bacterium:
TCTTCCAAATGCTCGGCCAGATACGTACAGGTGCAATTCTTCGGCGTGCTCACCAAATATTCGACGTACTGCTTCTTGGTAATCATATCCCTAAAATGATACTTGTGGTCCTCAAGCGTAAGTCCTGTCGAAGATCGCATCGCTGCTCTGTACAATCACGAACTCAAAGAGCGTGGCTATCACAACTTGGTGACAGTGTGGTGGAATATCGAGCTCGACTTCCTGTCGTTTTCTGTCCACGATGGCCACCGAAGACAGCAATGGACTGACAAAGATCAGGAAGTGTATTTCAATCCTGACTTCATGCGGCGGGTGTGGTTTCCCATTCCGATGAAGACCCAAGCCACTGTACGCAGGCCAGATGAAGGGTTTTTGCGCCCCCATCTGTATCGCGACAAACTTCCTGAGGAACGGAAAGTTGTACTGTCACCTGAAGTCGAAGCCCGCGTGCAGGCACAAGAGGCTGCTGGGCGGTTGGTCTTTGGCGAAGAGACCGTAACCGCAACCAAGTGACCAACTGACCTGCTTAGGTGCAGAAAGAGAAACTGACGGTGGTGTTCACGGGTTGTTCGCTATAGGGTTCTTTGCTGCACGATGAGAGGAGACGTCGCCAGAAGGCTAGGGCGCCGGTATTGCGTTGCAATACACTCAATTCCCACAATCCGGGAAACCGCGCGAAGACTATCTCCACCGCGGTTCGTCCGATACCGGTCCGCCGCAAATTTCGCAGCACGAAGAATTCGCCGAGCAGATACTCTCTACCTGATTGCATGAACGCGCTCGGTGCCTGCATGATCAAGGCGAAACCGACCCGCTGGGATTCGGCGACAAGCAACAAGGGCCAATGTGTTCCGGCACCGAGCCAGTAGGGAAGAAAATCTGGTTCCCAGAGTCCCTGCTCGTTCAAATGGTAGAGCCCATCGTCAAACTCCGACAGATCGTGCAGGTAAAGTGGATAGACGTTGGTGAGCCAGGTGCGATCTATCGGAGATACACGGGCATCTATGAGCGAGAGTTGCATACGCCTCAGCGTCCCATTTTCAGTCGATCTTCTTGTGCCCAGCCTTCGCGTAGCGGCACGGTGAAATACGGGGTCAGCGCCATCTTCTTGAATTTCCACTGTCCATTGACTTTGACATACTCGTCATCATAGCGGGCAGCAACCATATAGCTTTCACCCTTAGAAACAGTACGCGCCTCAAGATAGCTCAAGCCATGACCAGTGGATCCTTGCAGGTCAATGTCATGATTATGCACAAACTGTTTCACAAACGATAACAGCTTCGGCAGCGCATCAAAGAACTTCTTCAGTTCCACTCTGCCCTGCGCCTTGC
Proteins encoded in this window:
- a CDS encoding nuclear transport factor 2 family protein; translated protein: MSQTIEQRLAALEAEVQQLKDTEAIRTLRFRYHECVNETKLDEIPGLFTEDGVLDFGYLGKAQGRVELKKFFDALPKLLSFVKQFVHNHDIDLQGSTGHGLSYLEARTVSKGESYMVAARYDDEYVKVNGQWKFKKMALTPYFTVPLREGWAQEDRLKMGR
- a CDS encoding GNAT family N-acetyltransferase; translated protein: MQLSLIDARVSPIDRTWLTNVYPLYLHDLSEFDDGLYHLNEQGLWEPDFLPYWLGAGTHWPLLLVAESQRVGFALIMQAPSAFMQSGREYLLGEFFVLRNLRRTGIGRTAVEIVFARFPGLWELSVLQRNTGALAFWRRLLSSCSKEPYSEQPVNTTVSFSFCT